The following coding sequences lie in one Cloacibacillus sp. genomic window:
- a CDS encoding TRAP transporter small permease subunit → MKKIVFLLSKFEEIIMVAGGLLMVFMNFANVVCRYLLPTTPFSYTEELVVLLFVWVSMFGISYAYRRRAHTLLTILSDNIPGKFQIIIVVISMCASMLLMFLIAKTGCGMVMNQLKYNQILPGMKIPVAVMGWAVPLGAAAALLSAAASGCEEIRSLMAGEEK, encoded by the coding sequence ATGAAAAAGATAGTATTTTTGTTAAGTAAATTTGAAGAGATAATCATGGTGGCCGGCGGCCTGCTGATGGTCTTTATGAACTTCGCGAATGTGGTCTGCCGCTACCTTTTGCCGACCACGCCCTTTTCATATACGGAGGAGCTTGTGGTCCTGCTCTTCGTATGGGTGAGTATGTTTGGAATCTCGTACGCCTACAGGCGACGGGCGCACACGCTTCTTACGATCTTATCGGACAATATACCGGGAAAGTTTCAGATAATAATCGTCGTTATCTCGATGTGCGCTTCTATGCTTCTGATGTTTCTTATCGCGAAGACCGGCTGCGGCATGGTGATGAATCAGCTCAAATACAACCAGATACTGCCGGGTATGAAGATACCGGTCGCCGTGATGGGATGGGCCGTCCCGCTGGGCGCGGCGGCGGCGCTGCTGAGCGCGGCCGCGTCGGGATGCGAAGAAATTCGGTCGCTGATGGCGGGCGAAGAGAAGTAG
- a CDS encoding M24 family metallopeptidase — MHITKEEIRQRQEYLRYTMAEMDVDALCVGASAQIDTRGIFRYLINYYLPVFEEYLVIPRRGPVVLFTHDGCGADYAKAFGVVDEARLIPEGEYAADPAACVVSFLNDIGCKTAGTAWSRGISASFCLSFQSRLGSIKTKNLTAVLDRMRMLKSPAETALIKEAVKLNESVLKRYLGNIAAGGSELDAVSDASYYALQNGAEDLYWMTSSAKVPALGFLAASRARPRRWRQGDYHYVVLEHSCRGGYFSEITQLVSLGRPKDEYVEAYRAVTAAQKAAAYAIRPGVPVSRLADAAQNVLAEYGYCRKNDGPSPCVGHSQGLDAWEPPRISGDERITIRPGMRFNIHPVVTLPDGAKITSCLSYLSTEGEAELLSAPPGEIVVI, encoded by the coding sequence ATGCATATAACAAAAGAGGAGATCCGGCAGCGGCAGGAATATCTGCGCTACACGATGGCGGAGATGGATGTGGACGCCCTCTGCGTCGGCGCCTCGGCGCAGATAGATACGAGGGGGATATTCCGTTATCTGATAAATTATTACCTTCCGGTCTTTGAGGAATACCTTGTGATCCCCCGCCGGGGGCCGGTCGTGCTCTTTACGCATGACGGCTGCGGGGCCGATTACGCGAAAGCCTTCGGCGTCGTTGACGAGGCGAGGCTCATACCAGAGGGCGAATATGCAGCGGACCCCGCCGCCTGCGTGGTATCTTTCCTGAACGATATCGGCTGTAAAACCGCCGGTACCGCCTGGAGCAGGGGAATATCAGCGTCGTTCTGTCTATCTTTCCAGAGCCGCCTTGGCAGTATCAAAACGAAAAACCTCACCGCCGTACTTGACCGCATGAGGATGCTCAAGAGCCCGGCGGAGACAGCCCTCATCAAAGAGGCGGTAAAATTAAATGAATCTGTCCTCAAGCGGTATCTTGGAAATATCGCGGCGGGCGGCAGCGAACTGGACGCAGTCAGCGACGCCTCTTACTATGCGTTGCAGAACGGCGCGGAAGACCTTTATTGGATGACGTCGTCCGCGAAAGTTCCTGCCCTCGGCTTCCTCGCCGCCTCAAGGGCGCGTCCACGCCGCTGGCGGCAGGGGGACTATCACTATGTCGTGCTTGAGCATTCATGCCGCGGAGGTTATTTCAGCGAAATCACCCAGCTGGTCTCCCTGGGCAGGCCTAAAGACGAATACGTCGAAGCCTACAGAGCGGTAACGGCGGCGCAGAAGGCGGCAGCTTACGCCATAAGGCCCGGCGTTCCCGTCTCACGGCTTGCAGACGCCGCGCAGAATGTACTGGCGGAATATGGTTATTGCCGTAAAAACGACGGTCCCTCGCCCTGCGTAGGCCACTCGCAGGGACTGGACGCCTGGGAGCCGCCGCGGATCAGCGGCGACGAGAGGATAACGATCCGGCCCGGCATGCGCTTTAACATTCATCCCGTTGTCACCCTGCCTGACGGCGCGAAAATTACCTCCTGCCTCTCGTACCTGTCGACTGAGGGCGAGGCGGAACTGCTGTCCGCCCCGCCCGGAGAGATCGTCGTTATCTAG
- a CDS encoding TRAP transporter large permease, with protein sequence MTGLILIGVFFSLLILRVPVAASMGLAAFAGIVQMGYKISVFPTVFYAAIAKYTMLAIPFFILAGVIMDHAGISKRLINLANACVGHRRGGLVVVTVIVACFFAAISGSGPATVAAIGGVLIPAMSRQGYDKNFATALVASSGGIGMIIPPSIPFIIYAMLAEVSVGTMFMAGIVPGLLFGLFFVAAALLYLRKDKNLILQEKCSLHTRWQAFRSAVWALLMPVIILGGIYGGIFTPTEAAGVAVVYGLFVGVCVYREIRVKELWTVMVDSFVSSAIIMFIMGCAGAFTWILTTSGVTKELTDLLLSLTSDRNVMLFIITVIFVIAGCFVDSASGFYLLLPILLPIIKEMNYSPIAFGVIATANFALGQVTPPVGSNLFVACNIADVTMKSLVAKVWPFLIAGFVCLLLITYMPWLITFLPALMGMKL encoded by the coding sequence ATGACGGGCTTGATACTGATAGGCGTATTCTTTTCCCTCCTTATCCTGAGAGTGCCGGTGGCCGCCTCTATGGGGCTGGCGGCCTTTGCCGGCATCGTGCAGATGGGATATAAGATATCGGTCTTTCCCACGGTTTTCTATGCGGCGATCGCCAAGTACACGATGCTGGCGATCCCCTTTTTTATCCTCGCGGGAGTGATCATGGATCACGCTGGGATATCGAAGAGGCTGATCAATCTGGCAAATGCCTGCGTGGGGCATCGCCGGGGCGGCCTGGTGGTCGTCACGGTGATCGTCGCCTGTTTCTTCGCGGCCATTTCCGGTTCGGGGCCGGCAACCGTCGCCGCCATCGGAGGCGTTCTTATCCCCGCGATGTCCAGGCAGGGATATGACAAAAATTTCGCGACGGCGCTGGTCGCCTCCTCCGGCGGCATCGGCATGATAATCCCGCCGAGCATCCCCTTCATCATCTACGCGATGCTCGCCGAGGTCTCCGTTGGTACGATGTTCATGGCGGGGATCGTCCCGGGGCTGCTCTTCGGCCTCTTCTTCGTCGCCGCGGCGCTGCTCTACCTGCGTAAGGACAAAAACCTCATCTTGCAGGAAAAATGCAGCCTCCATACGCGCTGGCAGGCGTTTCGGAGCGCCGTCTGGGCGCTTTTGATGCCGGTGATAATCCTTGGCGGTATCTACGGCGGCATCTTCACGCCGACCGAGGCCGCCGGCGTGGCGGTGGTCTACGGCCTCTTTGTGGGAGTCTGCGTCTACCGGGAGATAAGGGTAAAAGAGCTGTGGACCGTCATGGTGGATTCCTTCGTCTCCTCGGCGATAATCATGTTCATCATGGGCTGCGCGGGAGCCTTTACGTGGATACTTACCACCTCAGGGGTGACAAAAGAGCTTACGGACCTTTTGCTCTCACTGACAAGCGACCGGAACGTCATGCTCTTTATCATCACGGTCATCTTCGTCATCGCGGGCTGCTTTGTCGATTCGGCCTCCGGTTTTTATCTGCTGCTGCCAATACTGCTGCCGATCATTAAGGAGATGAACTATTCTCCGATCGCCTTCGGCGTCATCGCGACGGCGAACTTTGCCCTTGGTCAGGTGACGCCGCCCGTCGGCTCGAACCTTTTTGTCGCCTGCAATATCGCCGACGTCACGATGAAATCCCTCGTCGCCAAGGTGTGGCCCTTTCTCATCGCGGGTTTTGTCTGCCTGCTGCTGATCACCTACATGCCGTGGCTGATAACCTTCCTGCCGGCGCTGATGGGGATGAAGCTGTAG
- a CDS encoding helix-turn-helix transcriptional regulator, with protein sequence MAKSFAVLLREYRGDRSQSKVSEILDISPAYYSELERGKKEPSYRILIQIVERSGRGLAYWLDAEALPAPEDAARLSSGTASDEKMRPLTTPEITTMLGRVWYSIDSASAFSGADREIIADMLDACRRSLDRPGKENI encoded by the coding sequence ATGGCTAAATCATTTGCAGTGTTATTGCGGGAATATAGGGGAGACAGGTCGCAGTCTAAGGTATCGGAGATTTTGGATATATCTCCCGCGTACTATAGCGAGCTTGAACGCGGCAAAAAGGAGCCGTCCTATCGGATATTGATCCAGATTGTGGAGCGTTCGGGACGGGGGCTGGCCTATTGGCTGGACGCGGAGGCTCTGCCGGCGCCCGAAGATGCGGCGCGCCTCTCCTCCGGTACGGCATCCGATGAAAAGATGCGCCCTCTGACGACCCCGGAGATCACGACGATGCTGGGAAGGGTCTGGTACAGCATCGACAGCGCCTCCGCGTTTTCCGGCGCCGACCGCGAGATAATCGCCGATATGCTGGATGCGTGCCGGCGGTCGCTTGACAGGCCCGGCAAAGAAAATATTTAA
- a CDS encoding DctP family TRAP transporter solute-binding subunit, protein MVKKLALVLSIALIATALFTSSGFASTTIKIGHVLNTDHSWHRNLTGFANDVKKETDGRVVIQLYPSGQLGNEKDMVEGLTFGTVDGELIGGGSFQSIDPKFGIEALPYAWPTHEAAYKAFDGKLGKYLFDLLGQKGIVGLAWWENGFRHITNNKKPIVKPEDLKGLKIRVTPDKMRLDTFKLLGAAPMAINFGELYSALQQGVVDGQENPYAIIYSNAFNEVQKYLSKSGHIWGSAVLCINSDVWNKLSAKDKETVKKLAQKWCVAQRKETIKEENEFLGKLKAKGMEINDVDKTAFQKAVQPVWKSYESTFGKDLMDIVREYGK, encoded by the coding sequence ATGGTAAAGAAATTGGCTCTGGTATTATCTATCGCTCTAATAGCAACGGCTCTGTTTACCTCATCAGGATTTGCTTCTACTACGATCAAGATCGGGCATGTCCTTAATACCGATCACTCCTGGCATAGGAACCTTACCGGGTTTGCAAACGACGTGAAGAAGGAGACTGATGGACGTGTCGTTATCCAGCTCTACCCAAGCGGACAGCTCGGCAATGAGAAGGACATGGTGGAGGGACTCACCTTCGGCACGGTAGACGGCGAACTTATCGGCGGCGGATCTTTCCAGTCGATCGACCCGAAGTTTGGTATCGAGGCTCTTCCATACGCCTGGCCAACACACGAGGCCGCCTATAAGGCATTCGACGGCAAGCTCGGTAAATACCTATTCGATCTCCTCGGCCAGAAAGGTATCGTTGGCCTCGCTTGGTGGGAAAATGGGTTTCGACACATAACGAACAACAAAAAACCCATCGTGAAACCTGAAGACCTCAAGGGACTCAAGATCCGCGTCACCCCAGACAAGATGCGCCTCGACACCTTCAAGCTCCTTGGCGCCGCTCCGATGGCAATAAATTTTGGAGAGCTCTATTCAGCGTTGCAGCAGGGGGTTGTAGACGGACAGGAGAACCCCTACGCGATAATCTACTCCAACGCTTTCAACGAAGTACAGAAATATCTTTCAAAATCGGGGCATATCTGGGGTTCGGCGGTGCTGTGCATAAACAGCGATGTCTGGAACAAGCTATCCGCGAAGGATAAGGAGACCGTTAAAAAGCTCGCGCAGAAATGGTGTGTCGCGCAGCGCAAAGAGACTATAAAGGAAGAGAACGAGTTCCTCGGCAAGCTCAAGGCAAAGGGCATGGAGATCAACGATGTCGATAAAACAGCTTTCCAGAAGGCGGTACAACCGGTATGGAAAAGCTACGAGAGCACCTTCGGCAAAGATTTGATGGATATCGTGCGCGAATACGGAAAATAG
- a CDS encoding MATE family efflux transporter, whose translation MGKEPIPKLILSFALPAIIGMIAGAIYNIVDRIFVGRYVGSVGLAAITVSFPMMMMLMAFTLLICVGGASRVSILFGANKRRPAEQALTTTFVLLAIVGAASIATSFFATDTMLRLAGGSGEVLEMARPYLRIILLGAPFALFGFGANFLVRASGNPKYAMCTQIVGAVSNVLFDAFFIITLDMGVEGAAYGTVLAQAVSAIFGLSFFWRREAPLRIRAHFIGLPRWEVFKRICAVGSAPFFMELSFVCYMTLMNQLIIKYGGDDGLSAMGIFLSLDSLLFLPAMAIGEASQPIVGYNYGAGMPQRVTKAIYCALGMAVGFYIISFTLAEIFAEPLTRLFTNDPALLAIGVPGMRVGYVGLPFMGVTIVTNSALQGLGKGFASLVLSFCRHVLCMFIPLIILPRIFGLLGVWMSFPCGDIGGCVISSGFLIWIIRWLKSPEALVVK comes from the coding sequence ATGGGGAAAGAGCCCATACCGAAGCTCATTCTGAGTTTCGCGCTGCCGGCCATCATCGGCATGATCGCCGGCGCTATTTATAATATAGTCGACCGTATCTTCGTCGGGCGCTACGTCGGTTCGGTAGGGCTCGCCGCGATCACGGTAAGTTTTCCGATGATGATGATGCTGATGGCCTTCACGCTGCTCATCTGTGTCGGCGGCGCCTCCAGGGTCTCGATCCTCTTCGGCGCGAACAAACGGCGCCCCGCGGAACAGGCGCTGACGACGACGTTCGTCCTGTTGGCAATCGTCGGCGCGGCCTCCATCGCCACGAGCTTTTTCGCGACAGACACAATGCTGCGCCTCGCAGGAGGCTCAGGAGAGGTGCTCGAAATGGCGCGCCCCTATCTGCGAATCATCCTGCTCGGAGCGCCCTTCGCGCTCTTCGGCTTCGGCGCTAATTTCCTCGTGCGCGCCAGCGGAAACCCGAAGTACGCAATGTGCACGCAGATAGTCGGCGCGGTGAGCAACGTCCTTTTCGACGCCTTTTTCATCATCACGCTCGATATGGGCGTCGAGGGAGCCGCCTACGGCACCGTGCTCGCGCAGGCCGTCTCCGCGATATTCGGACTCTCCTTCTTCTGGCGCAGGGAGGCCCCGCTGCGCATCCGCGCGCACTTTATCGGGCTGCCGCGCTGGGAGGTCTTTAAGAGGATCTGCGCAGTCGGCAGCGCTCCATTTTTCATGGAGCTCTCTTTTGTCTGCTATATGACGCTGATGAACCAGCTGATCATAAAGTACGGCGGCGACGACGGGCTTTCGGCGATGGGAATATTCCTCAGCCTCGATTCGCTGCTCTTCCTGCCCGCGATGGCCATCGGCGAGGCCTCGCAGCCGATCGTCGGCTATAATTACGGCGCCGGCATGCCGCAGCGCGTGACAAAGGCGATTTACTGCGCCCTCGGCATGGCGGTAGGATTTTATATCATCAGCTTTACCCTCGCGGAGATATTCGCGGAACCTCTGACGCGCCTCTTTACGAACGACCCCGCGCTACTTGCGATCGGCGTCCCCGGGATGCGAGTCGGCTATGTCGGACTTCCCTTTATGGGAGTAACGATCGTCACCAACTCGGCGCTCCAGGGGCTGGGTAAGGGTTTTGCCTCGCTCGTCCTCTCCTTCTGCCGCCATGTGCTCTGTATGTTCATCCCGCTGATAATACTGCCGCGCATCTTTGGGCTGCTGGGAGTCTGGATGTCCTTCCCCTGCGGCGATATCGGCGGATGTGTGATATCCTCCGGCTTCCTCATCTGGATAATACGCTGGCTCAAGAGCCCGGAGGCGCTGGTGGTAAAATAG
- a CDS encoding cupin domain-containing protein, with amino-acid sequence MRGGIGEARIFASPIPPSCGPLTFASRIELAPGASIGLHRHDDDEEVYAVISGEGVYIYDGDECPARAGDIFTTKKGMSHALKNCGGVPLIFFAVVAK; translated from the coding sequence TTGCGTGGAGGAATCGGCGAGGCAAGGATATTCGCCTCGCCGATTCCTCCCTCTTGTGGCCCGCTGACGTTTGCCTCCCGTATCGAGCTAGCGCCCGGAGCCAGCATCGGACTGCACCGCCATGATGATGACGAAGAGGTCTACGCCGTCATCTCTGGAGAGGGTGTTTACATTTATGACGGTGACGAATGTCCCGCCCGTGCAGGGGATATTTTTACAACAAAAAAGGGAATGTCCCACGCACTGAAAAACTGCGGCGGCGTGCCGCTCATATTTTTCGCGGTGGTAGCAAAATAA
- a CDS encoding DctP family TRAP transporter solute-binding subunit, protein MKKLLAKIAVVSLTLSLLGAPSYAAAKSIELKLSHATPRSSTWHQGAEKFASIIKEKTSAKYDIKIYPSDELSGGNQVAGIELLQTGVTDIHMQDALVWSAIAKKSILPCFPWLLPTYKDVDAAMRGEGGKAMKKVINEVGVVCLAIGENGYRQVVNNRNPIQKPADMKGLKIRVPGSNVHVNLLKYIGADPITMNQSEVYTSLQQGTIDACENTIDLLFTQNTLKVVKFISLWNYSYDPIYFSVSTELWERLSAEEKKIFQEAATEAMAYQVKVTREKDLQLRKRLGEYKVKVVSELSPEGLQAFKKAVAPIYKDYKKEFGEEIFKQFGYKF, encoded by the coding sequence ATGAAAAAATTATTGGCCAAAATCGCGGTCGTCTCGCTGACGCTGTCGCTACTGGGTGCGCCGTCGTATGCGGCGGCGAAGAGTATCGAGCTTAAATTAAGCCACGCAACGCCCAGGAGCAGCACCTGGCACCAGGGCGCAGAAAAATTTGCGAGCATAATAAAGGAAAAGACCTCGGCAAAATATGATATTAAGATCTACCCAAGCGACGAGCTCTCCGGCGGAAATCAGGTGGCGGGAATCGAGCTGCTGCAGACCGGCGTTACCGATATCCATATGCAGGACGCCCTCGTCTGGTCCGCGATAGCGAAGAAGAGCATCCTGCCCTGTTTCCCCTGGCTGCTGCCAACCTATAAGGATGTCGACGCGGCGATGCGGGGCGAGGGCGGAAAGGCCATGAAAAAGGTCATCAACGAAGTGGGCGTCGTCTGTCTCGCGATCGGCGAGAACGGCTACCGTCAGGTGGTCAATAACCGCAATCCCATCCAAAAGCCGGCCGACATGAAGGGGCTCAAGATCCGTGTGCCGGGAAGCAACGTGCACGTCAACCTGCTTAAATATATCGGAGCCGATCCCATAACGATGAACCAGTCGGAGGTTTATACCTCGCTGCAGCAGGGTACGATAGACGCCTGCGAAAATACGATCGACCTGCTGTTTACTCAGAATACGCTCAAGGTGGTCAAATTTATCTCGCTTTGGAATTATTCCTACGACCCGATCTATTTCTCCGTGAGCACGGAGCTTTGGGAGCGGCTCTCCGCGGAGGAGAAGAAGATCTTCCAGGAGGCCGCCACAGAGGCGATGGCGTATCAGGTCAAGGTCACGCGCGAAAAGGACCTGCAGCTTCGCAAGCGCCTTGGCGAGTATAAGGTGAAGGTGGTAAGCGAACTTTCCCCCGAAGGGCTTCAGGCTTTCAAAAAGGCGGTAGCTCCGATATACAAGGACTACAAGAAGGAATTTGGCGAAGAGATATTCAAGCAGTTCGGCTATAAATTCTAG
- a CDS encoding acetyltransferase, producing the protein MMEKRDKVFLIGAGDHAKVVLSTLEACGVECAGIYDDNPELWGRTLWCLPIIGPVSEMPDTPETMAVIAIGSNVVRRKIRERFREACWPVFVHPMGIVHSSVRLGEGTVVFAGCIIESDAVIGKQSIINSGCFIGHDSRIGDFCHMAPKSAIADSVTLGNGVFLGLGSMVRPYTTILDDVTIGMGSSVVKKLGPGGTYVGTPAKRIMTPVIDKD; encoded by the coding sequence ATGATGGAGAAGAGAGATAAGGTTTTTCTTATCGGTGCCGGAGACCACGCAAAAGTAGTGCTCTCGACGCTCGAAGCCTGCGGCGTGGAGTGTGCGGGTATCTACGACGATAACCCGGAGCTGTGGGGAAGGACGCTCTGGTGTCTTCCCATCATAGGGCCGGTGTCGGAGATGCCCGACACGCCGGAGACGATGGCCGTCATCGCGATCGGCTCGAATGTGGTTCGCCGTAAGATACGCGAGCGGTTCAGGGAGGCCTGCTGGCCGGTATTCGTTCATCCGATGGGGATTGTCCACAGCTCGGTACGTCTGGGAGAGGGGACGGTCGTCTTCGCCGGCTGTATTATCGAATCCGACGCGGTGATCGGCAAGCAGAGCATTATCAATTCCGGCTGCTTCATCGGCCATGACAGCAGGATCGGCGACTTCTGCCACATGGCGCCGAAGAGCGCGATCGCGGACAGCGTCACGCTGGGCAACGGCGTATTCCTGGGGCTGGGTTCCATGGTGCGCCCCTACACGACGATACTTGACGACGTGACGATCGGCATGGGCAGCTCCGTTGTAAAAAAGCTCGGGCCGGGCGGCACCTATGTCGGCACGCCGGCAAAAAGGATCATGACGCCGGTCATTGATAAAGATTGA
- a CDS encoding AMP-binding protein — protein sequence MRRLIVKLILRLFFRVKVKGWENWENAGEGVLIAPNYVSFIDPLILAAFLPEKVPFAIERRLTKKRFAGLFLPIADTHILDADAPLSLKYFLNLLKNGGRCVIFPELQPTTIGNPMKVSQGVAMIADHTKAKILPIHIKGTERTPFSRIQHKCGVRFFSEVTITVFPVQNLNIPEGLTGSKRNAAAGRALECIMDEASLAARRKRKPFWDILLDARREFGGNVRIFSDAGAKPVTYNGFITRILLIEEALRRQNLEGDNIGVLLPTSLGGVISMYALQKIDKVPAMLNFSLGPRSLVNCCRTARIRTVVSSRRFIELGKLEALSQAIEEAGIRIFWLEDAAPLITAGKKLSAALRTFFLRSNPVSPEAEEKPAVILFTSGSEGAPKGVVLSYKNLNTNHAQMFTRVDFYRSDRVLNAMPIFHSFGLCGVFMPVSLGFFVYLYPSPLHYKTIAAICYDERITLLFATDTFLAGYAKAASDNYDFATMRLLVQGGEKLRTSTQQTWFERFNVRITEGYGVTEASPVVANNYYAHHKTGTVGTIVAGLQYRLEPVDGVHDGGRLWLKGDNIMLGYLRISNPGVLEPPKDGWYDTGDIVHIDDEGYVTILGRAKRFAKIGGEMISLAAVEEAIYEIWPEEQHAVTMMHGANRETLTAVTTRADMKRDDLRQKLSDLGMAEIAIPKKLIHMETIPLLGNGKTSYVELDEMLKNMSSEE from the coding sequence TTGCGTCGACTCATTGTAAAACTCATACTGCGCCTTTTCTTCCGAGTAAAGGTAAAGGGCTGGGAAAACTGGGAAAATGCCGGCGAAGGCGTCCTTATCGCGCCAAATTACGTTTCGTTCATCGATCCGCTGATTCTTGCCGCTTTCCTGCCGGAGAAGGTCCCGTTCGCCATTGAGCGGCGTCTGACGAAAAAACGCTTCGCCGGACTCTTTCTGCCGATAGCCGACACCCATATACTGGACGCGGACGCTCCGCTCTCGCTCAAATATTTCCTTAACCTGCTGAAAAACGGCGGACGCTGCGTCATCTTCCCCGAACTGCAGCCCACCACCATCGGCAACCCTATGAAGGTTTCGCAGGGAGTCGCGATGATCGCCGACCACACCAAGGCAAAGATCCTGCCGATACATATCAAGGGCACGGAGCGCACGCCCTTCTCACGCATCCAGCACAAATGCGGGGTGCGATTCTTCTCCGAGGTGACGATAACCGTATTCCCCGTTCAGAATCTCAATATCCCCGAGGGACTGACGGGGTCCAAGCGCAACGCAGCCGCCGGACGAGCGCTGGAGTGCATCATGGACGAGGCCTCCCTCGCGGCGCGCCGGAAACGGAAACCCTTCTGGGACATCCTGCTTGACGCGCGCCGGGAATTCGGCGGCAACGTGCGGATCTTCAGCGACGCCGGAGCCAAACCCGTCACCTATAACGGCTTCATTACGCGCATCCTCCTGATAGAGGAGGCGCTGCGCCGGCAGAACCTTGAGGGAGACAATATCGGCGTGCTGCTGCCGACCTCGCTCGGCGGCGTAATTTCGATGTACGCGCTGCAAAAAATCGACAAGGTGCCGGCGATGCTTAACTTCTCGCTCGGCCCCCGCTCTCTTGTCAACTGCTGCCGTACCGCCCGCATCAGGACGGTCGTTTCGTCGCGCAGGTTTATCGAACTCGGCAAATTGGAGGCGCTCTCACAGGCGATAGAGGAGGCCGGTATCCGCATATTCTGGCTTGAAGACGCGGCACCGCTGATCACGGCCGGCAAAAAACTCTCCGCCGCGCTGCGCACCTTCTTCCTGCGCTCAAACCCCGTAAGCCCCGAGGCGGAAGAAAAACCGGCGGTGATCCTCTTCACCTCCGGCTCGGAGGGAGCGCCCAAGGGCGTGGTCCTCAGTTATAAAAACCTCAACACAAACCACGCGCAGATGTTCACGCGCGTTGACTTCTACCGCTCGGACCGCGTCCTCAACGCGATGCCGATCTTCCACTCCTTCGGGCTCTGCGGCGTATTCATGCCCGTATCGCTGGGTTTCTTTGTCTATCTCTATCCGTCGCCGCTGCACTATAAGACGATCGCCGCCATCTGTTACGACGAACGTATAACGCTGCTTTTCGCCACGGACACCTTCCTCGCCGGCTACGCGAAGGCCGCGAGCGATAACTATGACTTCGCGACGATGCGTCTTCTCGTGCAGGGCGGGGAAAAGCTCAGAACTTCGACCCAGCAGACCTGGTTCGAGCGCTTCAACGTCCGGATCACCGAGGGCTACGGCGTCACCGAGGCCTCGCCGGTCGTCGCGAACAACTACTACGCGCACCATAAGACCGGCACCGTCGGGACGATCGTCGCGGGGTTACAGTACCGCCTCGAACCGGTCGACGGAGTACATGACGGAGGCCGCCTCTGGCTGAAGGGCGACAATATAATGCTCGGTTATTTGAGAATCTCAAACCCCGGCGTCCTGGAGCCGCCCAAGGATGGCTGGTATGACACCGGCGACATCGTTCACATCGACGACGAGGGGTACGTGACTATTCTCGGGCGCGCGAAGCGCTTCGCTAAGATCGGCGGAGAGATGATATCGCTCGCCGCCGTCGAAGAGGCGATCTATGAGATATGGCCCGAGGAACAACACGCCGTCACGATGATGCACGGCGCGAACCGCGAGACCCTGACGGCGGTGACTACAAGAGCCGACATGAAACGCGACGACCTGCGCCAGAAACTTTCCGACCTCGGCATGGCGGAAATCGCGATCCCCAAGAAGCTCATCCACATGGAGACGATCCCCCTGCTCGGCAACGGCAAGACAAGCTATGTCGAACTTGACGAAATGCTCAAGAACATGAGCTCCGAGGAGTAG
- a CDS encoding TRAP transporter small permease, translated as MSQKNNDFLKRAYRPLELLLILSVIVVFTVVLVEVVSRYIFHQSIAWGAEVCQTLLVWMTFIGAAVALVGGEHMEINVAMDRTRSPMIKKILLLLGNLAILLFLACGIAGGVRLVQRTWSMTTTTLQIPAGILYMAFPIGCLLMMIVILRNIVQLFGREG; from the coding sequence ATGTCTCAAAAGAATAATGATTTTCTCAAGAGGGCTTATCGCCCTCTTGAGCTTTTACTCATATTGTCGGTGATCGTCGTCTTCACCGTGGTGCTCGTTGAGGTTGTCTCGCGCTATATATTCCACCAGTCGATCGCTTGGGGCGCGGAGGTCTGCCAAACGCTGCTGGTGTGGATGACATTCATCGGCGCGGCAGTGGCGTTGGTGGGCGGTGAGCACATGGAGATCAACGTAGCTATGGATAGGACAAGGTCGCCTATGATAAAAAAAATCCTCCTGCTTCTAGGCAATCTTGCCATACTGCTCTTTCTCGCCTGCGGCATAGCCGGCGGCGTACGCCTCGTACAGAGGACCTGGAGCATGACGACAACAACCTTGCAGATTCCCGCCGGGATACTCTATATGGCTTTTCCTATCGGCTGCTTGCTGATGATGATCGTTATCCTGCGCAATATAGTCCAGCTCTTCGGCAGGGAGGGGTAA